The DNA window TCAAAGCAGTATAAGCTATATAGTATAGCTAGTCCCCCTGCAGTCCCAATTTGTTCACAACACTATCCGGCCCATTGGAAAAAGAAGAGCCCGCTTGAACAGCTTCGCGCCATGCCCTGATAACTTCTTCCCTGTCGTATTCCATATCTTTGAACCAGGCTTCTCCCTCATCGGGGTGAGGACTGTATTGAGAGCCCCAAATAATAACATCATACATAATCGGAATGAGATCCAGTCCTTTCTCAGTTAATGAATAAATGAACTTTCGTCCGTCTGTTGCAGACGGTTTTTTGTTGATAATTCCTTTTTTCTCTAAATGAACTAGACGCTCAGCCAATACACTGGAGCCAATGCGCTCCTCTGAAGCAAGGAATTCGCCGAACGTTTTAGCACCGTCGGTTATGATATCTCGCACAATGAGTAAAGACCAAGAATCTCCAAATATCTCCATAGTATAGTTGATTGGACAGCTTGATTTATTTTCTTCTCTTTTCATAATTCTCATAGTAGCATATTTTAATTTGATAATCAAAGTGATCTGTGATATGTTAATATTACTTTCATTATCGAAGTGAAAATACTGAAGCGATGAAGAAGAATATGTGTGTAGTGTCCTTGATAAAGGAGTAGATATTAACATGGATGGAAGGTGACTGAAATGACAAAAGAGGGAGAAAAGCGTGTTCAGACTGTAGAAGAGTTCCCTGCACGGGCTTCATGGAAGGAATGGGTTGGGCTGGTAGCCTTAGTGCTTCCGGTTTTCATGCTGTCCACAGATATGGGTGGGTTATATCTCGCTATTCCATCGATTACGGTTGATTTAACGCCGAGTAGTACACAGATGCTGTGGATGCTACATATTGGTGAATTTCTGACCATCGGGTTTCTGCTAACAATGGGGAGGCTAGCGGATCGTGTCGGAAGGCGCCGACTACTAGTGACGGGTGTGGTGTTGTATGGAATAGCTTCGGCCATTGCGGCGTTTTCAACCACGGCATGGATGCTGATTACGTTTCGTGCATTGCTTGGAGTGGCAGCTGCCATGATTGCGCCGTCTGCCATGTCATTGCTACGTAATATGTTTCATGATCCCAAGCAGTTCTCCATAGCTATTGCGGTGAATTTGAGTGCTTTTTCTGCTGGAGCGGCATTGGGTCCTTCAATCGGAGGACTGTTGGTGGATCATTTTTGGTGGGGGGCCGTATTTCTTGTTAATGTACCGGTTGCTTTACTTTTCTTGCTGGGCGCTCTCCTGCTTCCAACGTATCGTGATTCAAATGCTGGGCATCTGGATCTTGTTAGTGTAGCTCTGTCACTGATTGCGGTGATGAGTGTGATCTTTGGAATGCAGGAAATCGCAGAGAATGGGTTCCATGTTTTTTACATTAGTACAGTGGTGTTGGGTATCATTGTTGGAGTCATATTTGTACGGCGTCAGCTGAATGTAAAGGAGCCTTTATTGGATTTACGTATGTTTCGCGTTCCGGCTTTCTCGGTCTCTTTGCTTGCTCTTATGCTTGTACTTTTGGTCAATGGCGGGTCCTATATGCTTTTCACTCAACATATACAAGTCGTTCTCGGTCTGTCTCCAACTCAGGCAGGCCTTCTACTGATATTGCCTGCTGGTCTGTCTATTGTGGGAACATTATTGGCGCCAATTCTCACGCGGTGGATTCGACCAGCTTTTGCCATGGCAGCTGGATTGATTGTTGCAGCGGGAGGAGCGCTTTTGATTATGGTAACCTTTAATGAGGCGGGTGCTGTTCTTCTTATTACAGGAGTTTCGATTATCATGTTTGGCGTAGCACCGACAATGACATTGGGGAGTGAACTGATTATTTCCAGTGTGTCGAAGGAGCGTTCAGGCTCCGCATCCGCCATGCAAGATGTAGGCACTGGGCTCGGAAGTGCATTGGGGATCGCGTTTATGGGAAGTTTGGCGATGATGGTTTATCGTGGATCATTGATGAATTGGGTCCCGTCGGGAGTAACTGAGGAGGCTACAAGCACAGCCATGGAAAGTATCGGTGCGGCGATAGTAGTAGCAGGACAGCTACCAGATGCTTTTGGAGCGGAGATGCTAAAAGCCATACAATCATCCTTTTCGCTTGCTATACAAGTGGCCTTTACGATTGTCGCTCTCATCTTCATCATGGTCTCTGTCATGGTGGTGTGGCGGCTTCGCCATGTACGCAATGGATCTCCAGAAGGATTAGATTCGATGAATCAAAAAGATGGATAACTAACTTGAATCCATATTTTTTGTACAAATGTCTTGTGCATCTCGGCCATTCAAATCGAATAAAAGGTAGTGTAAGATATTATAAAATGCATGTAGGAGGAGCAAGAATAAAATATGGAATGCTTTTGTGAACAAAAAGAAACATATGAGCTAAAAGTTGAAGGTGATGTTGGGGCTGACCCTATATGGTGCAGTCACTGCGGCTGTAACCTTGATATAGAAACCCTACCGATTTCAAACGAGTTAATTAGAGAATTGATGGAATGGGTACGATTATATGGCGAATGGATTGATTGGGAGAAAGATAAATTACTTCCTAATGGGGTTGAACTTGAAGAAGAACATAATAAACAGGGGATGAATTTAACAGAGAAAATTAAGAAAGAACTTGAAGGGAAATATAGCATTAAATTTTCACCTTCTATAGTGGCAAACATGTATGCAAATAAATATCCTAGCTGATTTCATTTATAATTAGAGGAGTAAATATAATGAGGATCATTGCTGCAACTGAATCGCACTACGAATATATTAAAAAACATGACCGTCATATCTTAGGGAACTTAATCTTACCGAAAATTAGGGAGAAAGAGATTTACATCCTGCAAAATGAAGAACAAAATATCGTTGGGTGGATGCGGCACAGCTATTTCTGGGACAATACACCTTTTATGAATATGATTTGGATTGATGATGCCTATAGAAGTAAAGGATTAGGTAAGAAAGCCGTTCTTTTTTGGGAAGAAGAAATGAAGAAGCTCGGATTTAACTTGGTTATGACTTCCACTCTAGCTAGTGAAGGGGCTCAGCATTTTTATAGAAAATTAGGTTATCGGGATTCAGGGTGCTTAACTCTCGAAGATGAGCCTTTGGAAATCATACTTACTAAGAGCCTGAAGTTATAGGTCCAAAGCTAGCTAGAGAGCAGATTATCCCGATTCCAGGAACGAAACGAATGGA is part of the Bacillus horti genome and encodes:
- a CDS encoding winged helix-turn-helix transcriptional regulator, giving the protein MRIMKREENKSSCPINYTMEIFGDSWSLLIVRDIITDGAKTFGEFLASEERIGSSVLAERLVHLEKKGIINKKPSATDGRKFIYSLTEKGLDLIPIMYDVIIWGSQYSPHPDEGEAWFKDMEYDREEVIRAWREAVQAGSSFSNGPDSVVNKLGLQGD
- a CDS encoding GNAT family N-acetyltransferase codes for the protein MRIIAATESHYEYIKKHDRHILGNLILPKIREKEIYILQNEEQNIVGWMRHSYFWDNTPFMNMIWIDDAYRSKGLGKKAVLFWEEEMKKLGFNLVMTSTLASEGAQHFYRKLGYRDSGCLTLEDEPLEIILTKSLKL
- a CDS encoding MFS transporter — protein: MTKEGEKRVQTVEEFPARASWKEWVGLVALVLPVFMLSTDMGGLYLAIPSITVDLTPSSTQMLWMLHIGEFLTIGFLLTMGRLADRVGRRRLLVTGVVLYGIASAIAAFSTTAWMLITFRALLGVAAAMIAPSAMSLLRNMFHDPKQFSIAIAVNLSAFSAGAALGPSIGGLLVDHFWWGAVFLVNVPVALLFLLGALLLPTYRDSNAGHLDLVSVALSLIAVMSVIFGMQEIAENGFHVFYISTVVLGIIVGVIFVRRQLNVKEPLLDLRMFRVPAFSVSLLALMLVLLVNGGSYMLFTQHIQVVLGLSPTQAGLLLILPAGLSIVGTLLAPILTRWIRPAFAMAAGLIVAAGGALLIMVTFNEAGAVLLITGVSIIMFGVAPTMTLGSELIISSVSKERSGSASAMQDVGTGLGSALGIAFMGSLAMMVYRGSLMNWVPSGVTEEATSTAMESIGAAIVVAGQLPDAFGAEMLKAIQSSFSLAIQVAFTIVALIFIMVSVMVVWRLRHVRNGSPEGLDSMNQKDG